A stretch of DNA from Arachis hypogaea cultivar Tifrunner chromosome 19, arahy.Tifrunner.gnm2.J5K5, whole genome shotgun sequence:
tattgctttcgATTATCCGGGCCGTCGTGGCCTTTTTGGTTGTTTGCCTGTTCGGGCCATCGCGGCTTTACTTTATTTTACTGCTTTCGATTACTCGGGCCATTGTGGCCTTTTTGGTGTACCgtttttgtggtattttctaCCCTTGTTGCTTGTTTTAAGCTTAGGTCCCTTTGGTtctcggggtgatcagtcccgggctTCCGTTAAGTCGACCGTTCGTCATTAGTGCCATTATGTCATTTTGTCGTAAATCTTCTTAGGTTTTCCATGTTCCATGTTCTCAGTACCTCGCTTCCATTCAATTTTTCTAGCTTGTATGCCCCTTTGCCGAGGACTTCTTTTACCCTGTAAGGTCCTTCCCAATTTGCAGCCAACTTGCCTTCTCCTGGCATTGTTGGTCCTATGTCGTTACGTCGTAAGACCAGGTCGGCTTCCCCGAGGCTTCTCTTTAGCACTTTATCGTTGTATCTTAGGGTTATCCTTTGTTTGATTACTGTCTCTGTCAAGTGTGCCATCTGCCTTGTTTCGTCAACTAGGTCTTTCTCGACTGCCTCGCTTCCTCCTCCGAGGAGTAGCCTCAGACTCGGCTCCCCTATTTCGACTGGGATGACTGCATCGACCCCATATGTGATTCAGAAGGGGGATTCAACGGTAGATGATTGAGGGGAGGTTCTGTAGGACCATAAGACTGAGGCTAGCTCGTCTGCCCATGAGCCCTTCCTTCCTTCAAGTCGTTTCTTTAGCCCTTTTaagatgactttgttggctgcttctacTTGTCCGTTGCTTTGAGGGTGCTCGACGGAGGAGAACCTTTGCCTGATTCCTAGCCTCGAGAAGAActctttgaattttttattggTGAATTGTGTCCCATTATCCGATATGATGGACTCTGGGATCCCGAACCTAGTGATGACTTGCCTCCACAAAAATTTTTGGCAGTTTGCTGCAGATATGCTGGCTAGTGATtctgcttccacccacttggtgtAGTAGTCCATGGCTACTATCAAATATTTTACTTGTCCTGGCCCGGGCGGGAATGGccccaagaggtcgactccccattgagcGAAAGGTCGGGGTGCCATCATCGAGCTGAGTTCCTCGGGTGGGgctttgtggaagttggcatttTCTTGGCATTTCCTGCACTTCCTGACGAACTCCTGAGTGTCTGACATCAGGGTGGGCTAGTAATATCCCACTCATATGATCTTCCTTGCCAACGACCTCCCTCCAATATGGTGACCAcaacacccctcatggacttcgctcaagacgtagtccgtttggtcggggcGCAGGCATTTGAGCAAAGGTTGGTGGAGTCCTCGCTTGTACAACTGCCCTTGTATGATCACATATTTGGGGGCTTCTCTCCTGATGGCTTGTCCTTGTTTCTCGTTTTGTGGTGTTTCGCCTTTCTCCATATATCAGAGGATGAGGTCTATCCAGGAAGGGGAGTTTGGTGTTTGGGTTGCGCATAGAATGATTGCTGGCTCAGCTGTCAGCCCTTGGATTAGCGACCTGTTTCCTGCTCCAGGCTTGGTGCTCGCTAACTTGGAGAGGAGGTCTGCTCGGGCATTCCTTTTCCTAGGAACATGCTGGATTATGACTTCATCGAAGTTTTTGCATAGCTCCTTTACCTTATCTAGGTATTTCTGTAGTAGTGCATGCCTGGCCTGGTAGCTGCCGTTTATCTGGGATGTGACGATCTGGGAATCACTACTTACCTCAATCCTTGACACTCCGACCTCTTTGGCTAGAACTAGCCCTCCTATCAATGCTTTGTACTCTGCCTGGTTGTTGGAGACTGGGAAGTCGAACCTGATTGACTTCTCATAAGCTATTCCTGCCGAATTTTCCAAGATGATcctgccccccccccccccgaacGCTTGCTTGGAAGCTCCGTCTACGTGGAGTTTCCACCGTGTGTTTTGTATGTTGGGTGCTTCTCCTGTGACCTCTACTAGGAAGTCCGCCAATGTCTGGGCCTTGATTACTTGCCTGGGTTCGTACTGCAGGTCATATTGGGATAGTTCTACTGCCCATGCCATTATTCTCCCCGCAAGGTCGGGTTTCTGGAGGACTTGCCGAATCGCCTGGTCAGTTTTTAGGATGATCCTATGCCCTTGGAATTATTATTTGAGCCTTCTTGACGAGGTTAGCAGGGCATAGGCTAATTTTTCTAGCTTAGTGTATATTAACTCTGCTCCTTGGAgcactttgctgatgaagtatactggTCGTTGAGTCTTTTCTTCTTCTCGGACAAGGACCGCCGCCATGGATTGTGTGGTTACTGGCAGGTACAGGTAGAGGGGTTCTCCTTCTTTCGGTTTGCTGAGTACAGGTGGTTTTGAGAGTACCTTTTTGAAATGGCTGAACACTTCTTCGCATGCCGGGGTCCATTCGAAGGCGATTCCTTTCTTCATTAGATTAAAAAATGGGAGAGCCTTCTCAGTCGAGGCTCCGAGAAACCGGGATAGGGCCATGAGCTTCCCAGCTAGTCACTGCACGTCTTTGATGCACCCTGGGCTTGTCATTTTGAGAACGGCTTTGCACTTGTCCGGGTTAGCCTCTACCCCCCTTTTTGTTATCATAAAGTCTAGGAATTTCCCGGCCTCCCTAGCGAACGCACACTTGAGTGGTTGAGCCTCATATTGAATTTCCTTAGTACTTTGAAGACAGTTTGAAGGTCGTCTATAAGGCTGCTTGGTTCTGCCATTTTTACTAGGACGTCGTCGACGTAGACCTCTACCGTCTTGCCGATGAGGTCATGGAAAATCTTACTCATTAGTCTTTGGTAGGTGGCCCCTGCGTTTTTTAATCCAAAcggcattactttgtaacaataAGTGCCTCCTGGTGTTATGAATGCTGTCTTTTCCTGATCGGGTCGGTGCATCAGAATCTAATTATAGccggagtatgcatccatgaagctgaggAAACGATACCCTGCCGCCGAATCTACCAAGGTGTCGATGTTTGGGAGGGGAAAAGAGTCTTTGGGACATGCTTTGTTCATGTCGgagtagtcgacacacattctccatttgccactAGCTTTCTTAACCAGTACGACGTTGGATAACCATGTCGAGTATTCGAGTTCTTTGATGAACCCAGCCTCAAAAAGCCCAGCTGTTTGCTTGGCGACCTCATTGGCCCTTTCTTGGGACATCTTTCTTCGCCGCTGTGCTATTGGCTTTGCGTCTGGTCTGAATGCTAGCCGGTGAGACATGACTTCGGGATCTAAGCCCGGCATGTCTGACGgcgtccatgcgaagaggtcgccATTTGCTCTTATAACCTCCATGAGGGGGCCTTTGAGTTCATGGGGTAAATTTTTGTTTACGAAGGTAAACTGTTCTGCCGACTTTCCTATTTGAAACTTCTCCATGTCCCCTTCTGGCTCTGGCCTTGGCTTGTCTTCCATTCTCACATCTAGGTCGGCCAAGAACACGCCGGCCACCTTCTTGGATTCCTTCTTTAGGGAGAGACTGGCGTTGTCGCATGCGACCGCTGCTTCCAAGTCCCCCTAATGGAGCCGACCGTTCCTTTGTTTGTCACGAACTTCATTGTTAGGAATTTGGTGCAAATTACAGGTGAAATTTCGTTGATGGTTTTTCTTCCTAAAATGATGTTGTAGGCCATATAGTCTCTGAGGACTACGAAGTCTGCCATTACCGACCTACTAGAGTCACCGGCTCCAAGGCAGATTGGAAGTGAGATCGTCCCGTCGGGCTTTATGTAGTTGTCACCTAGCCCCATGACGCCGTGTTGGTGAGTCTTGAGGTCGGACTCCCTGAGTCCCATGGCGTCAAACATGTTTCTGAATAGGATATTGGAGTCGGCTCCAATATCGATGAGAATTCGCCTGACCAACCCGGTTCCAACCATTGCCGTGATCACCATGGGAGGGTTCTCAAGGTGGTCGTGAAACCACTGGTCTTCTGGGCCGAAAGATATCATGGGAGGTCCTCCGTTTGGGATGGCGGGACCTCCCATCGAAATGGAGAGGATCCGGGTATCCTTTCTTGTTGTTGTCTTAGATTTGGGGAGGGGGTATCACGTCCGACCATGACGTTCACCACAAAAGTTGGGGGGGTTGTCAGTGGCCCCTGCGGGTTCTTGTCTTGCCTTGACGGTCCGGCTTCGATCTTTTCTGAGCGCTCTCGTTCTCGTCTTCTTGGCTCCCAGATAAGTCGGGAGaactgatgcacgaaattgtaacgttactgttcacattactctcttacaacttcgcacaactaaccagcaagtgcactgggtcgtccaagtaataccttacgtgagtaagggtcgaatcccacagagattgttggtttgaagcaatctatggttattttgtaaatcttagtcaggaagtcaattatgtttatcagttgaattatgaataaccagtagagcataaattaaaagttacttgttgtgtagtaatggagaatatgttggagttttggagatgctttgtcctctgaatctcttctttcctctgtcttctgattcacgcacgcacgtcctcctatggcaagctatgtgttggtggatcaccgttgtcaatggctaccttccatccttctagtgaaaactacgctcacgcgctctgtcacagcacggctaatcaccggttggttctcgatccggttggaataggatttactatccttttgcatctgtcactaacgcccagccttcaggagtttgaagctcgtcacagtcattcaatccttgaatcctactcggaataccacagacaaggtttagactttccggattctcatggatgctgccatcagttctagcttataccacggagattttgattaaagaatctaagagacactcattcaatcggatatagaacggaggtggttgtcaggcacacgttcatgggttgaggaaggtgatgagtgtcacagctcatcaccatcatcacagttaagcgcgaatgaacatcttagataggaacaagcgtgtttgaatgaaaacagaaatacttgcattaattcattgagacacagcagagctcctcacccccaacaatggggtttagagactcatgccgtcagagaatacaaagtttagatctgaaatgtcatgaagtacaaaataagtctctaaaagttgtttaaatactaaactagtagcctagggttacaaaatatgagtggactatgatggatgatgcagagatccacttctggggcccacttggtgtgctgggggcccacttggtgtgtgctggggctgagaatttaagcaatccacgtgcagaggccatttgtggagttgaacgccagtttttgtgccagtttgggcgttcaactccagttttttatccttttctggcgctggacgccagaattgggcagaggactggcgttgaacgccagtttacgtcgtctattcttgtgcaaagtatggactattatatattgctggaaagccctggatgtctactttccaacgcaattggaagcacgccatttcgagttctgtagctccagaaaatccactttgagtgcagggaggtcagaatccaacagcctcagcagtcctttttcagcctaaatcagatttttgctcagctccttcaatttcagccagaaaaatacctgaaattacagaaaaacacacaactcatagtaaagtccagaaatatgaatttttcctaaaaactactagaaatagactaaaaactaactaaaacatactcaaaactatatgaaattatccccaaaaagcgtataaaatatccgctcatcacaacaccaaacttaaactgttgcttgtcctcaagcaactagacaaataaaatagaagactaataggttgagaagcaataatatctcagagtttttgaatgaagctcagatcctaattagatgagcgggactagtagctttttgcttctgaacagttttggcatctcactttatccattgaagctcagagtgattggcatctataggaactcagaattcagatagtgttattgattctcttagttcagtgtgatgattcttgaacacagcttctttatgagtcttggccgtggccctaagcactttgttttccagtatt
This window harbors:
- the LOC112778300 gene encoding uncharacterized protein — encoded protein: MAWAVELSQYDLQYEPRQVIKAQTLADFLVEVTGEAPNIQNTRWKLHVDGASKQAFGGGGGRIILENSAGIAYEKSIRFDFPVSNNQAEYKALIGGLVLAKEVGVSRIEVSSDSQIVTSQINGSYQARHALLQKYLDKVKELCKNFDEVIIQHVPRKRNARADLLSKLASTKPGAGNRSLIQGLTAEPAIILCATQTPNSPSWIDLIL